The Kroppenstedtia pulmonis genome has a segment encoding these proteins:
- a CDS encoding GNAT family N-acetyltransferase — MKRTGELVFVKILDESDAEALLHLELNNRDFFQKYTPLRNEDFYTLEGQLARIKEENEKRKRDLLYSFGIFLVEQGELIGTVALSEVERGPLQSCWIGYCLDKHHNGKGYTTEAVRLVVSYAFRELKLHRIEAGVMPHNIGSMKVLEKAGFHKEGIARENVKINGKWEDHQTLAIINKEEEGETVLK, encoded by the coding sequence ATGAAGCGAACAGGTGAACTGGTATTTGTAAAGATCCTTGATGAGTCTGATGCAGAGGCATTGTTACATCTTGAATTGAACAATCGGGATTTTTTCCAAAAGTATACCCCTTTACGGAATGAAGATTTTTATACGTTGGAGGGTCAACTGGCTCGGATTAAGGAGGAGAACGAGAAACGAAAGCGTGATCTACTTTATTCCTTCGGTATTTTCTTGGTGGAACAGGGAGAGCTAATCGGAACGGTGGCCCTTTCCGAAGTAGAGCGGGGACCGTTGCAAAGTTGTTGGATCGGATATTGCCTGGACAAGCATCACAACGGGAAAGGATATACCACAGAAGCAGTCCGTCTGGTGGTATCTTATGCTTTCAGAGAACTGAAGCTTCACCGGATTGAGGCAGGGGTGATGCCACATAACATCGGGTCCATGAAGGTGTTGGAGAAAGCAGGGTTTCATAAAGAAGGAATTGCCAGGGAAAATGTAAAGATAAACGGGAAGTGGGAAGACCATCAGACTTTGGCCATTATCAATAAGGAGGAAGAGGGAGAAACGGTTCTGAAATAG